TGACCCTGGAGCCGAACAACGCCGCCGTCCAGGCCAAGCTGAGCTGGGCCCAGGAGACCCGGGCCAAGAATCAGCCGACCATTCCGTCAACCGTGGCCGAGGAAAAGACGATCAATCCGTTTATCCGGGTGGACAGTCAGGAGCTGCGGGCCACTATCAAAAAGCAGTTTCCCAGCCTGCGACTCGACGACGTGACCGTGCTGGAGCGCACCCGCTACCTCAAGGACAATTTCTGAATGGGCCAGCGTTGGACATGTGGTTCATCCTCTCAGCCTGATCCACAGGTCAGGCTGCATCACATTGTTTTGCTCCTGGCCGGGTGTCTGCTGCTGTCGGCGTGCAGCGCCTGGGACGGCATGTGGGACCTCGTCATTGACCGCAGCCTGATTGAGCAGCAGCAGGCCGAGATCGCCCAACTCAAGGCCGAAACCGACCAGATCAAGGCCGAGACCGAGGCGTTGAGGCAGCAGGCCCGGCAGGCCGAAAAGGAACGCGAGGACTGCAACACCGCGTTCTACACGTTTGAGGAGGCCCGCAAGGCTGCGGACGAAGACGCGGCCGTCGCCACATACCGGGAGGGCCTGACCCTGTGTCCGACCGACGACGTGGCCCACAACGAACTCGGCGAACTCTACCTGCGCCTGGGCCGCCGGGACGAGGCCATCCTCGCCTTTGAAGAAGCCGTGCGGCTCAACGCCAACTTTGTGCGCGCCCAGCGCAACCTGCAAGACGCCCAGCAGCTCATCCAGGAAGACGAGTTGTAAGACCGACGGGGACAGCGAGTTCCTCCTTACCGCCGCTCGGTTGGCCGTCTGCTTCGCTCAAAATTTTTGTGCGGGTTTTGGCGAACGGTCACTCTTTTCTCACAAAACCGGTTTCTCAAATCCGACTATCAAGTTTCGCAGTAAAAAAGTTATAAATTCATTGAAAAAGCTTCGGGCACCAGGCAGGGCCGGAGCACACGCCCAAGCTTAACGCTTTGCGCGTTATCAGACACAACGGACGGAACGGCCGAGACGCGGTGTCGGAAAATCAAGGGGTTACGGGCTGAGGCCGGTCAGGCGCGACTGAATGAATCGCGGGTGAAACGGCCGGCCGAAGATTGTTCGGTCTGGGTGATTTACGGCGTAGCGCGGAAGCGGTATGGAGGCGCAGCTAGAGCATTTTCACGCTATCTTGAGTCATGGCCGGCTGGGCGCCGTCATCAGGGGCTGCTTCGAACGGGCAACCTAGGCCTCTTCAGACGCATCGGAAATTGCTGAAAATGCTCTAATGACGATTTTCTGCACGAATGGGACGCCTTCCAGGTCTCGATTGCGGCCGCTGCGGCACTGTTGTTCGGTTGCGGAATACTTGAGGAAACGCCCGAACAAGCGGTGTGGCGTGCGGAAGCAGAGCGACAAGCCGCCTTGCCCATCGCCCAAGCATCGTGTGGCGAACTCGGCCGCCGCGTCAGCGAACTCGAAAGCGCAATTGACTACGAATTGCAGCGTCAGGCCAAACATGAAGGGTATCACCTGCCCCCAGGAGTGCCGGGCATGCCCCTGATCCCGCCGCCACGCAGCATGGCCGGCGAATACGCAACTCTCGGCACTATCATTGCGGAGATGGCCCGCCGATGCCCAGCATGACGCGAGGATAGACCGTCGTCCAGCGCTTACCGAGCCAGAGCCAGCGGAAGCACTTGGCCGCGTGCAGGCTTCCAGCTCGCCGACGGAAAACGGGATACTGGGCAGAGTCCGCTACACGGCTCCTGACATGGCCGATGCAGTGCGCGTCTGCTATGACAGAGCCTAGGATAAGCCTATGACAACCATGAGACCTTCCCTTTCTGTACTGAAACAGGTTGACCTGCGTACCATCTGGACGGACGAAGCAGACGAGTTCACTCCATGGCTTGCCAAGAAAGAAAACCTCAAGCTCCTGGGAGATACGATCGGACTTGATGAACTGGAGCTAGAGGCTCAAGAAAAGAATGTTGGGCCTTTTCGAGCAGACATTCTTTGCAAAAATACGGCAAACGACAGCTGGGTGCTCATCGAAAACCAGCTTGAGCGAACCGACCATAGACACCTGGGCCAGCTGTTGACATATGCCGCCGGTTTAAATGCCGTCACAATTGTTTGGATCGCTAAGCACTTCACCGAAGAACATCGGGCGGCGATGGACTGGCTCAATCATATTACTGGAGGTGATTTCAATTTCTTTGGCCTTGAAGTGGAACTCTGGCAGATTGGTGATTCGCCGGTCGCTCCAAAGTTTAACATTGCCTGTAAACCAAACGACTGGAGCAAGAGTGTCGCCCAAGGCGCAAAAGATGTACAAAGTGAAGCCTTAACCGAATCAAAGCAATTGCAGTTAGAATTTTGGACAGCCTTTCGAGAATATGTCAGAGAACGGCAAACATCGATCACACCAACAAAACCTCTGCCTCAGCACTGGATGAATATTGCGATTGGCAAGACTGGAACAAAGCTGGCAGCAATCGCTTCTCTGTGGGATTCTGTGTCTGAAAGCTATGACGCTCATGAACTGCGAGCCGAACTGGTCCTATTCGACACACATGCAAAGAGTTATTACGCCCAGTTAGAAAATGAGAAAGCTGCGATTGAGCAAGAGATTGGAGAACCGCTCACATGGCACAATCCACCCCAGAAGATAGTGCGCCGCATTTATGTGCGATTGACCGTTGACCTGAACAAGAGGCAAATGTGGCCGGAGCAACATGAATGGCTCCTTCTAAAGTTAGAAGCACTTCGGAGAGTCTTCGCTCCTCGTGTGAAGCGACTGGCCCCAGAGTCTTATGAGATGGAAGAAGCTGACGAGCCAGAGTGAACGATTCAATCCAGACATCCGACCGCCCCGACCGCAATCTGGCAGCGCGGCGGCGACTGGATAGACAACATCCGGTACGATCCCCCCGTCAGCAAAGGGGTTCTCCTGCTGCACCCAGACGCGCCGAAGCACCCACATCTCTCCTTCCACGTCCGCTCGCGCTATCACTTCCGCACGAAACGCCGGGTGAATAATCTTCGGCTTGGGCGGCCGTTAACCCGTGATTCGTTCAGATCGACCGCAAACCCCGCCAAATCAGGCCCGAATGGGCGATCTGCACGTCTGATAAATTGCCATTGTGTTAAGCTTGGCCGGGTGAGAGAGAGCGAGGCGACGTGGGCCGTTACGCATGGTGCACGGTGTTCCCCACGCTGGCTCACCCCTTGACATTCTCACCCTAAGCGGATCGGCTTAGGGGGTCAGAATAAAGCTCGCCTTTATACAGAGACCACAGCCCTGCCCATCCTGCCGTGCCATACCGAGAGTGAACCACTTTTATCGAGAACACCAAGAGGTTGCTGTCCTCCGCTTGACGAACGATGGGTGATCCGGCATAGCGCCGAAATTGGGGTGTCCCTTCTTTTTCTTCCAGTTTTTCCAGGTTGACTTCCTTCCACTCGGACGGCTGAGTATTAGGAAAAACGACCCGGTAGATATACGGGACTTCAATGAGGCATTGATGATGCGGCTCCCTGGAAAAGTTCACCTCTGACGCCACTCTCGGCGACAGGTTCGCCCGGGGCGGCAAATGAAAATCGAGATGTTCGACCGTGCCTTTCCGTAGCCGCCTCGTCCATTGCAGCTCCCTTCGATCTATCCTCGGATTTGGGGTAGGGTCACCGGGGATACTGGAGACCACGCCAAACCGTACCTCCACCTTGCCCACGAGCGGTCTGAAGGCACGGAAGAATCTCTGGACCCCCATTTAGCCGGCGACTTTCTTGAAGGCCCGTAACACGGCGTTCACTCGGGGCTGATAGCCAGCACCCTTCCGTGTCTCGGTGTGGCGGGCGCCGCGTCACGCCGCTTTGGAGGTAACGGTGAGACGGACACCGAGCGCCCCAAGCACCTTCATCACTGTGCCGATGCGTGGGTCGCGCTCGCCGGACAGCGCTTTGTACAGGCTGGGTCGGCCCAGGTGGCTTTTGTGGGCGACGGCGGTCATGCCCATGGCGCGCGCCACGGTGCCGACTGCCTTGACGAAAAATTCCGGGTCGTTTTCTTCGAGCGCGGCTTTCAGGTACTCGATACGAGCTTCATCGTCTTCAAGAAACTCGGCACTATCCCACGGGGTATACGTTTCTTTGCTCATGGTTCCTCACTTAGAGTTCGCGCTCCATCTGCTGGGCGCGGTGGATATCCTGCTGTTGGCTCGCTTTATCGCCGCCGCACAGCAGGATCACCAGGGTCTTGTCCCGGATTGTGTAATAGACCCGATAGCCCTGGGCCACGTTGATCCGCAGCTCGCTGACCCTCTGGCCCACGCTGCGGTGGTCGCCGAAATTGCCATCTGCAACCCGGTCAAGGCGCACGGCGAGCCGCGCCTGGGCCTGGCGGTTCCGCAGTGCCCTCATCCAGCGGCGGAAGGTCTCGCTCATGATGACCGTGTATGCCATCCTGGAAGTGTATCCAATCGGATACAGATTGCCAAGAGTATGAACGTGGTGGTCCAGAGCGGCTGTGCAGGATCAATAGAGGCGCTTGCTCCACAGACATAAACGCTGTTATGACCAATACCCTTCAGGGACTCAAGCAATAAGGCAAAGTCTTAGCCGAGCTGTTGCTGCGTGGTCCGTAGCCGTCAATACCCCAGCCGGACAAGGTAAAGCCCGGCGAGGAGGCTCCCCTATGCAGCGGACCAAGATCTTGAAGCTGAAAACGAACAACGCGGGCGGCGTGTCCCTCGCTCACCCAGCCATGAGGCCCGGCTACCATGAAAAGCCTGGGGCGTTTGTTGTGGCGATGGTTCCCTCGCACGGGCACCGGGGAAGTCACTAGAGTGGTTCACGATAGGTTGTAGCCATTGGAGCGGTCGTGTGATAGCAGCCGAGGGCGGAGGACCACAGGATGCC
The Desulfurellaceae bacterium genome window above contains:
- a CDS encoding putative addiction module antidote protein is translated as MSKETYTPWDSAEFLEDDEARIEYLKAALEENDPEFFVKAVGTVARAMGMTAVAHKSHLGRPSLYKALSGERDPRIGTVMKVLGALGVRLTVTSKAA
- a CDS encoding DUF4268 domain-containing protein, with translation MTTMRPSLSVLKQVDLRTIWTDEADEFTPWLAKKENLKLLGDTIGLDELELEAQEKNVGPFRADILCKNTANDSWVLIENQLERTDHRHLGQLLTYAAGLNAVTIVWIAKHFTEEHRAAMDWLNHITGGDFNFFGLEVELWQIGDSPVAPKFNIACKPNDWSKSVAQGAKDVQSEALTESKQLQLEFWTAFREYVRERQTSITPTKPLPQHWMNIAIGKTGTKLAAIASLWDSVSESYDAHELRAELVLFDTHAKSYYAQLENEKAAIEQEIGEPLTWHNPPQKIVRRIYVRLTVDLNKRQMWPEQHEWLLLKLEALRRVFAPRVKRLAPESYEMEEADEPE
- a CDS encoding tetratricopeptide repeat protein — translated: MGQRWTCGSSSQPDPQVRLHHIVLLLAGCLLLSACSAWDGMWDLVIDRSLIEQQQAEIAQLKAETDQIKAETEALRQQARQAEKEREDCNTAFYTFEEARKAADEDAAVATYREGLTLCPTDDVAHNELGELYLRLGRRDEAILAFEEAVRLNANFVRAQRNLQDAQQLIQEDEL
- a CDS encoding type II toxin-antitoxin system RelE/ParE family toxin is translated as MAYTVIMSETFRRWMRALRNRQAQARLAVRLDRVADGNFGDHRSVGQRVSELRINVAQGYRVYYTIRDKTLVILLCGGDKASQQQDIHRAQQMEREL